The genomic window AAGTTTACAGTCACACGTATGACCTCATCTTCTCatctgtcacacagacacacacacatgtatgtgcaCTTTTTTGTGACGAGCTGGTGCtcataatgaaaatgtgtgatgatgattaaACAGCACTGCAGGTGAACTCTATGAATAAAGTGGTGAACAGAAACTTAAGATAAAATAGACTCAAATGACCActttaatgtcaaattaaagttaaagtaatTAACAACCAGTTGTACATGAACTCAACCTGCCTTGACCATAATGCCCTCTGATCTTTGTGTCACCTCCTCTTTCCATAGTGAATAATAGATGGGGCGTGCCGACACAGTCGAGTGGCAGGTATCAAGTTACATTCCCAGAGTCGGTTACTaagaacagcttttttttttacagttgcaCTCGTGTGATATATTACTTTATAATAGGTCATCATCTGTAAAACCTCTGGCATGCCAGGttttaaaacaaagataaaagagaagCTTGTTTATGACTCATATTACTgacaatattttatattgtcaGTATAATGTGTGCTCTCTTAAGTCAACAGCTGCTCTTGTTCAATGgaagtagttttttttcccacccagTAAGAGCAACTAGACCAGCACTCACTCTCACTTTGATGTCTAAATAAAAAGATGCGGATCGTTTGAttaaaagctttattttcacCAACAAGGATAACCAAGGAGCCAAAGTTGTAAAAACAAGAGCCAAGTTACAATAATAAGTAAGGAATTTACCCCTAATCACAGCAGTGATCTTTTtaagtgtgattgtatgaagCACTCACACATAGTATACTATAAGCATGGGGATGTATTCCCTCTCCCCCCTAAAAGGATCTATTTTAAGAAAagatttcacagtaaaaataatgttatatgcAGTTTTTATTGTCCAGTtccaggaggaaggaggggaagaGAACCCAATGACTGAGGACAAGTCAGAGGCTTAAACActacaaaaaaaccaacaacatttttagaatatttacaatataaaGATACAGTGCTTCAAAGAATCAATACTGTATCACACCACAGTACTGTATTTTCCTACACTCCCACCTGATATTAACATTCTGGAAATATGGTCACGGCCAAATCACTTGAAAATCGTCCTGAATTTGTGTATTCTGATCCCGGCAAGAGCCTTGAATGTGATAAAAACTATTGCCAGTCTTAATTaattccttttctctcctcctgcagtATTGTCTGTGTTTGACAGAGGGCATCCTTCTCTTCTCCGCTGAGGGATCCCCCTTCTGCTTCAAATCTCGCAAATGTAAAATCCGCCTCCACTGGTTCTGTCAAGCTCTGGTCCTGATAGCTTCAGCCAGCGGATTTGGTTTCATGGTGGCCAGCAAGAACGTCTCAGAGATCCCTCACCTGGTCACCTGGCATAGTCTGCTAGGCGTCTGCACGCTGGCAGCCACCGTGCTTCAGGCGGCTTGCGGCGTGTGCCTGAACTTCCCCAAGCTGCTGCGCCTGCCCTCGTCTCTGCCCAAGCTGAAGCTGTACCACGCCACCTGCGGCCTGGTGGTCTACCTGCTGTCCACGGTCACCGTGGTGTCGGCCATGTTCTCAGACTGGTTCCAGGCTACGGTGAAAGGTGTGGTGTGGTGGGTCTTCCTCCTGCTGCCCTTCTTTCCCGCCCTGGTGGTCATGAACCAGATCACCAGTGCTTACCTGCCACGCAAGAAGATCTCCAACTAGGAGGCGCAGAGGACTCCCACTGGATTCCAGTGAAAGCAAAGGGCTTGACACACCGGTCAACTCAAAGACAATAGGGCTGTGACATGTTATATCTAAGATATTCAaagagctgcacacacagacaaacatgtttatttaaaaacattaggCTTACTATGGGACTACTATGATGCCTCCTCCACTGCCTCAATCAGATGGAATGCTAACAAACGAGTCTGCAggtttgtctttgttatttacGACAGGGTTTCTTATTCCTGGTCTCTCAGGACCCACTGCCcagcatgttttaaatatttcccCGCTTTAACACACACCTAATTCAAATGCTcaggggaaacatctaaaatcCTGAAGACCAAAtccttgttccttttttttgttttgtcttttgaatCAGCTCCTGTTTACACGGATACATGCACACCCAGTGTATTTTAAGGGTCACACATATGTCTCAAAATAActtaatacatttgaacttactaaATGGAAGCAGCACAACAAATATGCAGTGAAAGCAAAAaacatctgtgtatgtgtgtgtgtgtgttctggaaTCTGAAAGGACACATGCTGTGATTGATGATTCTACACCAGCccattatttctatttatttattcattcattagtgATAGTTTAATGACACATGTACAGTGTGGTTCAGTCCCACATTTCTCACAAACACATCATCAAAAACTGTGAGGCTGATATCTTTTTCAactccctttcttttcttctggtTATGGATAATTTGTCAACATCATCGCTAATTTGAGTATTTCGCTAAAATCATTGTGGAGTGTAAAGCACACATTTCTGTTACTGAGTTTCAATAAATGTGAAAGTCAAACATTCAAATTCACATTGACAGTTGACTGAAGATGAAGTTTTGTCcatctttcacattaaaatgtacaacCCTCAAAGTCtcatattagggctgcaactaaggattgtTTATGTATTGTCTATGATGGTctgttttctcaattaattgattagtttggTCAGTTGTCACAGCACTTTGTCAACctcggttgtttttaaatgggctCCATCGATGAAATGTGAGTtgcgtttggtccataaaaaatcagaatcagaattatTTCTTAATCCCAGAAGAAATTGTGGGTCACACAGTTGCTCCATGCCAGATTAATAATGCACTAcacttttcttgtatttgtccagcgaggacatgaacgttgatACACAAAGACatactgatttaaaagcctttgtgtactttccatgacttggtacattccactcctcccccctGAGTCGATCTATCTGGAATGTTCCATTCcctttgtcggaggcggagcttcttctacgCAGAGAGTCTGTAAAacgggaggaggacgaggagcagcgggaacAAACATGTGGACGAACGTGTGGTAACTGCACATTTCctagattctctgttgacgctctgttcacacctgctattcacatccgaccacaggtgttcagattacacctgctaatgctgaagtgacgtcactgctccacagcaaacacacgatcAAATATGAACTTTACTACTATAGTAtgtagtagtatagtatgtcatcaaaaacgttaaaatataaattctCCACATGTCCTCAAAGAActgtcaaagaatgtcctccgcagcaaacgtgtgttttcaACGcatctgttttcaaaaaactgaCTTAGTGtctaatatataattatatagtatgACGTCAACAACT from Solea senegalensis isolate Sse05_10M linkage group LG4, IFAPA_SoseM_1, whole genome shotgun sequence includes these protein-coding regions:
- the LOC122768748 gene encoding probable transmembrane reductase CYB561D1; the protein is MPSDVEYSPVGEGLGMRDFWLYVWLRRAALIAAHVTGLGLTLTISLLSRPGTSLFSWHPLLMSVAYCLCLTEGILLFSAEGSPFCFKSRKCKIRLHWFCQALVLIASASGFGFMVASKNVSEIPHLVTWHSLLGVCTLAATVLQAACGVCLNFPKLLRLPSSLPKLKLYHATCGLVVYLLSTVTVVSAMFSDWFQATVKGVVWWVFLLLPFFPALVVMNQITSAYLPRKKISN